A stretch of DNA from Heptranchias perlo isolate sHepPer1 unplaced genomic scaffold, sHepPer1.hap1 HAP1_SCAFFOLD_64, whole genome shotgun sequence:
caacagttcggaacaaattgctgaaaccggacaatgtgcagtgtgagcgtgtttgtgattggtggcaggtgttatatctgattggtttcttcagatatccaatcagagaGTGAATGGAAAAGGTGACGTTGTATCACTCcgaatgacccaatcacaatcattgccttcctccatccctcattagcatagggctgtggggctgcctatttaatccgagttcggagcggatttgggtcattcctgggtctgaaattgagtttgaaaatgcctgaggacaagaaagcagctcccaagaagggcgccaagaaaaccttgaataaagcaccagccaagggcggcaagaagcggagaaagtcgaggaaggagagttactccatctacatctacaaagtgatgaagcaggttcaccccgacaccggcatctcctccaaggccatgagcatcatgaactcctttgtgaacgatattttcgagcgcatcgcgggtgaggcttcccgcctggccc
This window harbors:
- the LOC137318040 gene encoding histone H2B 1/2-like — its product is MPEDKKAAPKKGAKKTLNKAPAKGGKKRRKSRKESYSIYIYKVMKQVHPDTGISSKAMSIMNSFVNDIFERIAGEASRLAHYNKRATISSREIQTAVRLLLPGELAKHAVSEGTKAVTKYTSSK